One window of Solwaraspora sp. WMMA2056 genomic DNA carries:
- a CDS encoding class I SAM-dependent methyltransferase, whose amino-acid sequence MPTSTAYEDELGDHFARHADTSPYNAYVDRPAMLALAGDVDGQRVLDVGCGAGHYATELLSRGAEVVGIDGSATLLAHARRRLGDRAELHRHDVEDPLDFIDDTSFDGVICALMLHHVANRRQLLGELRRVLRPGGWLLASTTHPTADWRHFGGSYFADDWVDLPLAGGQMSIHYQRMTLETFLGELLDAGLRLERFVEPRPVPSLRDVDEAAYHKLHQSPSFVAVRLRRP is encoded by the coding sequence ATGCCCACCAGCACCGCCTACGAAGACGAGCTCGGCGACCACTTCGCCAGACACGCCGACACCAGCCCGTACAACGCCTACGTCGACCGACCGGCGATGCTCGCCCTCGCCGGAGACGTCGACGGGCAGCGAGTTCTCGACGTCGGTTGCGGGGCCGGGCACTACGCGACGGAGCTGCTGTCGCGCGGTGCCGAGGTCGTCGGGATCGACGGCAGCGCGACGTTGCTGGCGCACGCCCGACGCAGGTTGGGCGACCGGGCCGAACTGCACCGGCACGACGTCGAGGATCCGCTGGACTTCATCGACGACACGTCGTTCGACGGGGTGATCTGCGCGTTGATGCTGCACCACGTCGCCAACCGACGACAGTTGCTCGGCGAGCTACGGCGGGTGCTGCGGCCGGGCGGGTGGCTACTGGCCTCCACGACCCACCCGACCGCCGACTGGCGGCACTTCGGCGGCTCGTACTTCGCCGACGACTGGGTCGATCTTCCACTGGCCGGCGGGCAGATGTCGATCCACTATCAACGGATGACGCTGGAGACGTTCCTGGGCGAACTGCTGGACGCCGGCTTGCGCCTGGAGCGGTTCGTCGAACCACGCCCGGTGCCCAGCCTGCGTGACGTCGACGAGGCGGCCTACCACAAGCTGCACCAGTCGCCGTCCTTCGTCGCCGTCCGACTCCGCCGGCCCTGA
- the glpK gene encoding glycerol kinase GlpK yields the protein MTVQSSPAAAGRYIAAIDQGTTSSRCIVFDADGAIVTMAQREHRQIFPRPGWVEHDAEEIWANVEQVVRQALADAGVTAGGLAAIGITNQRETTVVWDKVTGRPVHHAIVWQDTRTGPQLHRLGDAYGEQRLRERTGLPLATYFAGPKAMWLLEHVDGLAERARRGEVLFGTMESWLIWKLTGRHVTDVTNASRTLLMDVHTLRWDEEILSAAGIPAAMLPEIVASAAIYGTADADVAGGALAGVPVASALGDQQAALFGQTCFQPGEAKCTYGTGSFLLLNTGTSAVTSQHGLLTTVAYQIGDAPAHYALEGAIAVTGSLVQWLRDNLGLISSAAQVEELARSVDDNGGCYIVPAFSGLFAPHWRADARGVVAGLTGYITKGHLARAVLEASAWQTREVVDAMNADSDVALRRLRVDGGMTANGLLMQFLADVLDVPVVRPAVSETTCLGAAYAAGLAVGFWPDLDTLRAQWRADAQWRPAMDPAHRDREYAQWRKAVTRTLDWVDDPD from the coding sequence ATGACCGTGCAGAGCAGCCCGGCCGCCGCCGGACGGTACATCGCCGCCATCGACCAGGGCACCACCTCGTCGCGTTGCATCGTGTTCGACGCCGACGGCGCGATCGTCACGATGGCGCAGCGCGAACACCGGCAGATCTTCCCCCGCCCCGGCTGGGTCGAGCACGACGCCGAGGAGATCTGGGCCAACGTCGAACAGGTCGTCCGGCAGGCCCTCGCCGACGCTGGAGTCACCGCCGGTGGGTTGGCCGCGATCGGCATCACCAACCAGCGGGAGACCACCGTGGTGTGGGACAAGGTCACCGGCCGGCCGGTGCACCACGCCATCGTCTGGCAGGACACCCGCACCGGGCCGCAACTGCACCGCCTCGGCGACGCCTACGGCGAGCAGCGGCTGCGGGAACGCACCGGGCTGCCGCTGGCGACGTACTTCGCCGGGCCGAAGGCGATGTGGCTGCTCGAACACGTCGACGGGCTGGCCGAGCGGGCACGGCGCGGCGAAGTGCTGTTCGGCACGATGGAATCCTGGCTGATCTGGAAGCTCACCGGCCGGCACGTCACCGACGTCACCAACGCCAGCCGCACCCTGCTGATGGACGTGCACACGCTGCGCTGGGACGAGGAGATCCTGTCCGCGGCGGGCATTCCGGCCGCGATGCTGCCGGAGATCGTTGCGTCGGCCGCGATCTACGGTACGGCGGACGCCGACGTCGCCGGCGGGGCGCTGGCCGGCGTACCGGTGGCCAGCGCCCTCGGTGACCAGCAGGCAGCCCTGTTCGGGCAGACCTGCTTCCAACCCGGCGAGGCCAAATGCACCTACGGCACCGGCAGTTTCCTGCTGCTCAACACCGGTACGAGCGCGGTCACCTCGCAGCACGGGCTGTTGACCACTGTGGCGTACCAGATCGGTGACGCCCCGGCGCACTACGCGCTCGAAGGGGCGATCGCGGTGACCGGGTCGCTGGTGCAGTGGCTGCGTGACAACCTGGGCCTGATCTCCAGCGCGGCGCAGGTCGAGGAGCTGGCCCGCAGCGTCGACGACAACGGCGGCTGCTACATCGTGCCGGCGTTCTCTGGACTGTTCGCCCCGCACTGGCGGGCCGACGCCCGGGGCGTGGTCGCCGGGCTGACCGGCTACATCACCAAGGGCCATCTGGCCAGGGCGGTGCTGGAAGCCTCGGCGTGGCAGACCCGCGAGGTGGTCGACGCGATGAACGCCGACTCGGACGTGGCGCTGCGCCGGCTGCGGGTCGACGGTGGGATGACCGCCAACGGGCTGCTGATGCAGTTCCTCGCCGACGTGCTCGACGTGCCGGTGGTCCGCCCGGCGGTCAGCGAGACGACCTGTCTGGGGGCGGCGTACGCGGCCGGGCTGGCGGTCGGCTTCTGGCCGGACCTGGACACGTTGCGCGCCCAGTGGCGGGCCGACGCGCAGTGGCGGCCGGCGATGGACCCGGCGCACCGCGACCGCGAGTACGCCCAGTGGCGCAAGGCCGTCACCCGCACCCTCGACTGGGTCGACGACCCCGACTGA
- a CDS encoding PIN domain-containing protein has translation MTYLADTSMVVRLRRRQDIAPQWLDAVRAGLVAVCPPVEAELTRAVASKADRDQLQATLRSLFAWHPVPDSAWGFVERTQHELVNLGNHKGPSVVDLLIAATAQAWGLTVLHIDNDFDTIAAVTGLRVRRADRV, from the coding sequence GTGACCTACCTGGCCGACACCTCGATGGTGGTCCGCCTTCGACGGAGACAGGACATCGCTCCGCAGTGGCTCGACGCGGTCCGTGCTGGCCTCGTCGCGGTCTGTCCTCCTGTCGAGGCGGAGCTGACTCGGGCGGTGGCCAGCAAGGCAGACCGTGATCAACTGCAGGCCACCCTCCGCTCACTGTTCGCCTGGCATCCCGTGCCGGACAGCGCCTGGGGCTTCGTCGAACGTACCCAACACGAGCTGGTCAACCTTGGGAACCACAAAGGGCCGTCGGTAGTCGATCTTCTCATCGCTGCCACCGCGCAAGCCTGGGGTCTGACCGTTCTACACATCGACAACGACTTCGACACGATCGCGGCGGTGACCGGGCTGCGGGTCCGACGTGCGGACCGTGTCTGA
- a CDS encoding type II toxin-antitoxin system VapB family antitoxin: MSRTVIDVDDEMLLRAQRALRTTTKRDTVNAALELAAAVDANRRAELLESFRELLGRLDVDLIEQDEADDHKDIAA; encoded by the coding sequence ATGAGTCGCACTGTGATCGACGTCGACGACGAGATGCTGCTCCGCGCCCAGCGTGCCCTGCGGACCACCACCAAGCGGGACACGGTGAACGCCGCGCTTGAGCTGGCCGCCGCTGTCGATGCCAACCGTCGTGCCGAGTTGCTGGAGTCCTTCCGTGAGCTACTCGGCCGGCTCGATGTCGACCTCATCGAGCAGGACGAGGCTGACGATCACAAGGACATCGCGGCGTGA
- a CDS encoding YnfA family protein, which produces MTVARSLVLFVLAAVAEIGGAWLIWQGWREHRGLLWIAAGVMALGLYGFAASLQPDPNFGRILAAYGGVFVAGSLAWGVVVDKFRPDRWDITGAAICLIGVAVIMYAPRG; this is translated from the coding sequence GTGACCGTAGCGCGCTCCCTCGTCCTGTTCGTCTTGGCCGCAGTCGCCGAGATCGGTGGGGCCTGGCTGATCTGGCAGGGCTGGCGGGAGCACCGTGGCCTGCTGTGGATCGCCGCCGGGGTGATGGCGCTCGGCCTGTACGGGTTCGCGGCGTCGCTGCAGCCGGATCCGAACTTCGGCCGGATCCTCGCCGCATATGGTGGTGTCTTCGTCGCCGGTTCACTCGCCTGGGGCGTCGTGGTGGACAAGTTCCGCCCTGATCGCTGGGACATCACCGGCGCGGCGATCTGCCTGATCGGCGTCGCCGTCATCATGTACGCCCCACGCGGCTGA
- a CDS encoding class I SAM-dependent methyltransferase: MVGAEPAGMCRIAPMTSSDLWDEQTAQGYDRTSAEMFAPHVLAPTVEFLAQLAGAGRPALEFAIGTGRVAIPLSAKGISVSGIELSQPMVDQLRRKVPLVEDLPVVVGDMATATIPGRFSLVYVVYNSIGNLRTQDEQVECFRNAARHLTPGGRFVIELWVPGIRRFPPGQTAVPFEVTDRHVGFDTYDMVTQQGTSHHYRRSDDGSASYGCSNFRYIWPAECDLMAKLAGLVLERRVADWDGSPFTSDSEKHVSVWRKPAT, from the coding sequence ATGGTTGGCGCGGAGCCGGCAGGCATGTGCAGGATCGCGCCCATGACGAGCAGCGACCTGTGGGACGAGCAGACAGCCCAGGGGTACGACCGCACTTCGGCAGAAATGTTCGCTCCGCACGTGCTTGCGCCGACGGTGGAGTTTCTGGCGCAGCTGGCCGGCGCAGGCCGCCCTGCGCTGGAGTTCGCGATCGGCACCGGCCGGGTGGCGATCCCGCTGTCCGCGAAGGGTATTTCGGTGAGCGGGATCGAGCTGTCGCAGCCGATGGTCGATCAGTTGCGCCGCAAGGTCCCGCTGGTCGAAGACCTGCCGGTTGTCGTCGGTGACATGGCGACGGCGACGATTCCGGGGCGGTTTTCCCTGGTGTACGTCGTCTACAACAGCATCGGCAACCTGCGTACGCAGGACGAGCAGGTGGAATGCTTCCGCAACGCCGCCCGGCACCTGACGCCCGGCGGGCGCTTCGTCATCGAGTTGTGGGTGCCGGGCATCCGGCGGTTCCCGCCAGGGCAGACGGCGGTGCCGTTCGAGGTGACGGACCGGCACGTCGGCTTCGACACCTACGACATGGTCACCCAGCAGGGCACCTCGCACCACTACCGACGCAGCGACGACGGCAGCGCCAGCTACGGGTGCAGCAACTTCCGCTACATCTGGCCGGCCGAGTGCGATCTGATGGCCAAACTTGCCGGCCTGGTGCTGGAGCGGCGGGTAGCGGACTGGGACGGCTCGCCGTTCACCTCCGACAGCGAGAAACACGTATCTGTCTGGCGCAAGCCGGCTACGTAG
- the aspS gene encoding aspartate--tRNA(Asn) ligase: MQRILSAHLPAHVGQPVRLAGWIHRRRLLKSVAFLILRDAAGLAQVVVTDPAVRAQLEQLPEETVVAVTGTATAQPAAPGGVEVTGPTITPLSDPAAPVPFDLYRPDLRANLPTILDHAPVALRHPKLAATHRIAAATVAGFRKTLTTMGFVEIHTPKIVGTATESGANVFALDYFGRRAYLAQSPQLYKQIMVGVFERVFEVGPVFRAEPSDTARHLAAYTSLDAELGFVDDHRDVIAACHATVAGMLAAVTERAGPALELLDVRLPALPAEPVIVHFADALDMISAATGRDVTGEPDLAPEHERWLGEWALREHGSDFVFVEGYPTRHRAFYTHPDPGRPGYSRAIDLIFRGVELVSGGQRLHRYGDYVDALAERGETDLTPYAGYLDAMRYGMPPHGGFAFGLERFVARLLGVPNIRQVTLFPRDLHRLAP, from the coding sequence ATGCAACGCATCCTTTCCGCTCATCTACCAGCCCACGTTGGCCAGCCCGTACGGCTGGCCGGCTGGATTCACCGGCGGCGGCTGCTGAAATCCGTCGCTTTCCTGATCCTGCGCGACGCCGCCGGGCTCGCCCAGGTCGTCGTCACCGACCCGGCGGTACGGGCCCAGCTCGAACAACTGCCGGAGGAAACCGTCGTCGCCGTCACCGGCACCGCGACCGCCCAGCCGGCCGCCCCCGGTGGCGTGGAGGTGACCGGTCCGACGATCACGCCGCTGTCCGACCCGGCGGCACCCGTACCGTTTGATCTTTATCGGCCGGACCTGCGGGCGAACCTGCCGACGATCCTGGACCACGCGCCGGTCGCGCTGCGGCACCCGAAGCTGGCCGCCACGCACCGGATCGCGGCCGCCACCGTCGCCGGCTTCCGAAAAACACTCACGACGATGGGGTTCGTCGAGATCCACACCCCGAAGATCGTCGGTACGGCGACCGAGAGCGGCGCGAACGTCTTCGCCCTGGACTACTTCGGCCGCCGGGCCTATCTTGCCCAGTCCCCGCAGCTCTACAAGCAGATCATGGTGGGTGTCTTCGAGCGGGTTTTCGAGGTGGGGCCGGTGTTCCGGGCCGAGCCGAGTGACACCGCCCGGCACCTGGCCGCGTACACGTCGCTCGACGCCGAACTCGGCTTCGTCGACGACCACCGGGACGTGATCGCCGCCTGCCACGCCACCGTCGCCGGCATGCTGGCGGCGGTCACCGAGCGCGCCGGGCCGGCGCTGGAGCTGCTCGACGTACGGCTGCCGGCGTTGCCGGCCGAGCCGGTGATCGTGCACTTCGCCGACGCCCTCGACATGATCAGCGCGGCGACCGGCCGGGACGTCACCGGGGAGCCGGACCTGGCCCCGGAGCACGAACGCTGGCTGGGGGAGTGGGCGCTGCGCGAGCACGGCAGCGACTTCGTCTTCGTCGAGGGCTACCCGACCCGGCACCGGGCGTTCTACACCCACCCGGACCCGGGCCGGCCCGGCTACTCGCGTGCGATCGACCTGATCTTCCGGGGCGTGGAGCTGGTCAGCGGCGGGCAACGGCTGCACCGGTACGGCGACTACGTCGACGCGCTCGCCGAGCGGGGCGAGACCGACCTGACCCCGTACGCCGGTTATCTGGACGCGATGCGGTACGGCATGCCACCGCACGGCGGCTTCGCGTTCGGGTTGGAGCGGTTCGTGGCCCGGCTGCTCGGCGTACCGAACATCCGGCAGGTCACGCTCTTCCCGCGCGACCTGCACCGCCTCGCCCCCTGA
- a CDS encoding DUF397 domain-containing protein, whose product MNAADLPVDLAWRKSSRSGSNSNCVEVAGVADHGVSGALGVAVRDSKDPYGPVLSFSSDSWSGFVTALRRRGDADAR is encoded by the coding sequence ATGAACGCAGCCGACCTGCCAGTGGACTTGGCGTGGCGCAAGTCGAGCCGCAGCGGTTCCAACTCCAACTGTGTCGAGGTGGCTGGCGTGGCTGATCATGGTGTCTCTGGTGCACTCGGCGTCGCGGTGCGGGACTCGAAGGATCCGTACGGTCCGGTGTTGTCCTTTTCTAGCGACTCCTGGTCTGGCTTCGTGACGGCGCTCCGCCGTCGAGGTGACGCTGACGCACGCTAA
- a CDS encoding alpha/beta fold hydrolase has translation MAWFDLPLDELRRYQPEQSPPADLRAFWDDTLSDARSMAAPPVVTQVATPLRMIDTYDVSFTGFAGQEIKGWLNVPSGAAGPLPVVVEFIGYGGGRGRPLEWLLWASAGFAHLVMDTRGQGGSWRGGDTPDAGPDGSGPTTPGYLTRGVLDPAGYYYRRLITDAARAVEIAPELPGVDGSRLAVVGTSQGGGLALAAAALAGDRVGAVVSRVPFLCQIRRAVTITDADPYNELVRFCRIQPERAAAAFATVDYVDAAHLVPWASAPALFSAALMDQTCPPSTVFAAYHAYAGPKEIEVYEWDGHEGGRAHFDQLSIEFVRKQLG, from the coding sequence ATGGCCTGGTTCGATCTTCCCCTCGATGAGCTGCGGCGCTACCAGCCCGAGCAGTCCCCACCGGCGGATCTGCGCGCGTTCTGGGACGACACGCTCTCCGACGCCCGGTCGATGGCGGCGCCGCCGGTCGTGACCCAGGTGGCGACCCCGCTGCGCATGATCGACACGTACGACGTGAGCTTCACCGGCTTCGCCGGTCAGGAGATCAAAGGCTGGCTCAACGTCCCGTCGGGCGCCGCCGGGCCACTGCCGGTCGTCGTCGAGTTCATCGGGTACGGCGGCGGCCGTGGCCGTCCGCTCGAATGGCTGCTCTGGGCCAGTGCCGGCTTCGCCCACCTGGTGATGGACACCCGGGGCCAGGGCGGGTCGTGGCGGGGCGGCGACACCCCGGACGCCGGACCGGACGGCTCCGGGCCGACGACCCCCGGCTACCTGACCCGGGGCGTGCTGGATCCGGCCGGCTACTACTACCGGCGGCTGATCACCGACGCCGCCCGCGCCGTGGAGATCGCCCCCGAACTGCCCGGCGTCGACGGCTCCCGGCTTGCCGTGGTCGGCACCAGTCAGGGCGGCGGGCTGGCGCTGGCCGCCGCCGCGCTCGCCGGTGACCGGGTCGGCGCGGTGGTGTCCCGGGTGCCGTTCCTGTGCCAGATCCGGCGGGCGGTGACGATCACCGACGCGGATCCGTACAACGAACTGGTCCGGTTCTGCCGAATCCAGCCGGAACGGGCGGCGGCGGCGTTCGCCACGGTCGACTACGTCGACGCCGCCCACCTGGTGCCGTGGGCGAGCGCCCCGGCGCTGTTCAGCGCCGCGCTGATGGACCAGACCTGCCCGCCGTCGACGGTCTTCGCCGCCTACCACGCGTACGCCGGCCCGAAGGAGATCGAGGTGTACGAGTGGGACGGCCACGAGGGCGGCCGGGCGCACTTCGACCAGTTGTCGATCGAGTTCGTCCGCAAGCAACTCGGCTGA
- a CDS encoding helix-turn-helix transcriptional regulator, whose translation MTKPTPPTIAIRGLAGELRALRRSRKLSVRGVAASLGWPASKLSRMETGRQGSKLEDVASLLVIYGVAGEERQRLLAMSERSEPGWWEVLGGLPAESRTLIQLEAEASAIFDFEPLLVPGLLQTPDYTRAVLRGCGVPEADAQTRVTARLGRQAILARSEPPALHAILDESALRRPLGGPWVMGRQLRHLVDAADRPNVTLQVVPSSVGGYTGLDGAFAILDFPRSQTVVHLEHKISGLFLEEPEQVIFFRDEVDRLLTVALSPAESIDLVARLAAEHERE comes from the coding sequence ATGACCAAGCCGACGCCGCCCACCATCGCCATTCGTGGACTCGCTGGCGAACTACGCGCGCTGCGGCGGAGTCGGAAGCTGAGCGTTCGTGGGGTGGCGGCGAGTCTCGGCTGGCCGGCGTCGAAGTTGTCCAGGATGGAGACCGGTCGGCAGGGCAGCAAGCTGGAGGACGTCGCATCCCTGCTGGTCATCTACGGTGTCGCCGGTGAGGAACGGCAGCGGCTGCTCGCCATGTCGGAGCGCTCCGAGCCCGGCTGGTGGGAGGTGCTGGGAGGCCTTCCGGCCGAGTCCCGGACGTTGATCCAGCTGGAGGCCGAGGCGTCAGCGATCTTCGACTTCGAACCGCTGCTCGTGCCAGGGCTGCTGCAGACCCCCGACTACACCAGGGCGGTATTGCGAGGTTGTGGCGTTCCGGAGGCCGACGCGCAGACCAGAGTCACCGCTCGGCTCGGACGCCAGGCCATCCTTGCGAGGTCCGAACCACCGGCGCTGCACGCGATCCTGGACGAGTCGGCGCTTCGTCGGCCGCTCGGCGGTCCGTGGGTGATGGGTCGGCAACTGCGACATCTCGTGGATGCCGCCGACCGCCCGAACGTCACCCTGCAGGTCGTGCCGTCGTCGGTCGGCGGCTACACGGGACTGGACGGCGCGTTCGCCATCCTCGACTTCCCGCGCAGCCAGACGGTCGTGCACCTTGAGCACAAGATCTCCGGGCTGTTCCTGGAGGAGCCCGAGCAGGTGATCTTCTTTCGCGATGAAGTGGATAGGCTGCTCACGGTGGCGCTGAGCCCTGCCGAGTCGATCGACCTGGTGGCCCGGCTCGCGGCAGAACACGAGCGTGAGTGA
- a CDS encoding XRE family transcriptional regulator, whose protein sequence is MVGVSGVELSDVVRQRIRGLRQARGWSLDSLAARCHLSPSTLSRIETGHRRIDLDQLVALARALDTTIDQLVEPVDDADVIIRPMKHQEPGLATWVLSRGSSQPGGSMVAKMRITPERRTGPGHLSVHPGREWFFVLSGTALLHLGERQIPVGQGNAAEFSTMIPHSIGAVNGPVEILTIFDQDGERAHAQSSGDAPTS, encoded by the coding sequence ATGGTGGGCGTGTCAGGGGTCGAGCTTTCCGACGTGGTCCGGCAGCGCATCCGTGGCCTGCGGCAGGCGCGCGGGTGGAGTCTCGACTCCCTTGCCGCCCGGTGCCACCTGAGCCCGTCCACGCTGAGCCGCATCGAGACCGGCCACCGGCGGATCGACCTCGACCAGCTCGTCGCCCTGGCCCGGGCGCTCGACACCACGATCGACCAGCTCGTCGAGCCGGTCGACGATGCCGACGTGATCATCCGGCCGATGAAGCACCAGGAGCCGGGTCTGGCCACCTGGGTGTTGTCGCGCGGCTCAAGCCAGCCCGGCGGCAGCATGGTGGCGAAGATGCGGATCACTCCGGAGCGCCGTACCGGTCCGGGGCATCTGAGCGTGCACCCCGGGCGGGAGTGGTTCTTCGTACTCAGCGGCACCGCACTGCTGCACCTGGGTGAGCGGCAGATCCCGGTCGGCCAAGGGAACGCGGCAGAGTTCTCCACGATGATCCCGCACTCCATCGGCGCGGTGAACGGGCCGGTGGAGATCCTCACCATCTTCGACCAGGACGGCGAGCGGGCACACGCACAGTCGTCGGGCGACGCCCCAACCAGTTAG
- a CDS encoding DUF559 domain-containing protein — translation MSRPATVPRELSFEPFSGSRAIAAGLITRRMLNGPSWRRILPDVYVHVDSYDPDDHRMWCVAAAARLPPDAAIHELSAAYLWGIDLLPLSGPGQVVVPVHIALPKTARRYSHPRVKSAYRTLAPDDITSLTGLPLTTGVRTAFDLGRSLPRADALGALDAVLRRRVVTRRQLAAYIDTRPGLRGLHQVRELLALAEPLSESPMESRLRLLLHDAGLPKPTSQYEVRDAPLGRQGRFIARVDLAYPQWRIAIEYEGDHHRERATFRKDVYRFNALREAGWLALRFTADDVLRRKEQVVRKVRDAIAERTT, via the coding sequence ATGTCCCGCCCCGCCACGGTGCCCCGCGAGCTGAGCTTCGAGCCGTTCTCCGGCAGCCGCGCCATCGCCGCCGGCCTGATCACCCGACGGATGCTCAACGGGCCGTCCTGGCGCCGCATCCTCCCCGACGTATATGTACACGTTGACTCGTACGACCCCGACGACCACCGGATGTGGTGCGTGGCCGCCGCCGCACGGCTGCCGCCCGACGCGGCGATCCACGAGCTCAGCGCGGCCTATCTGTGGGGGATCGACCTCCTGCCGCTAAGCGGTCCCGGGCAGGTGGTGGTGCCGGTACACATTGCCCTGCCGAAAACGGCCAGGCGGTACTCACACCCAAGAGTAAAGTCCGCATACCGGACACTCGCCCCTGACGACATCACGTCCTTGACCGGACTCCCCTTGACCACTGGAGTCCGTACCGCGTTCGACCTGGGTCGCTCGCTGCCGCGCGCCGACGCGCTCGGCGCCCTCGACGCCGTCCTGCGCCGCCGCGTCGTCACGCGTAGGCAGCTCGCGGCGTACATCGACACCCGCCCCGGGCTGCGCGGCCTGCACCAGGTCCGGGAACTCCTCGCCCTCGCCGAGCCGTTGAGCGAATCGCCGATGGAGAGCCGACTCCGCCTGCTGCTGCACGACGCCGGCCTGCCAAAACCAACGTCGCAGTACGAGGTGCGAGACGCCCCGCTGGGTAGGCAGGGGCGTTTTATCGCGCGGGTCGACCTGGCTTACCCGCAGTGGCGGATCGCCATCGAGTACGAGGGTGACCACCACCGGGAGCGGGCGACGTTCCGCAAGGACGTGTACCGCTTCAACGCGCTCCGGGAAGCCGGATGGCTTGCGCTCCGCTTCACCGCCGACGACGTCCTCCGACGAAAAGAACAAGTGGTGCGAAAGGTCCGGGACGCGATCGCCGAACGCACCACCTGA
- a CDS encoding class I SAM-dependent methyltransferase, whose amino-acid sequence MTNETHAGHPAFSADWWEQHYQAHPTGHVSPGPQLVAEVADLPPGTALDAGCGTGADAIWLAGRGWQVTAVDASSTAVGRAQKLAAQQEPGVAQRITWLTADLTSWEPSQRYDLVTSQYVHPDLPFDQFVARLAAAVAPGGTLLVVGHDHADTHSAAHAPKAASIGMDAVIGSLPEAQWEVAVAESRTRDVHHDSKQLTIHDFVVRAHRTPSP is encoded by the coding sequence ATGACCAACGAGACCCACGCGGGCCATCCCGCGTTCAGTGCCGACTGGTGGGAGCAGCACTATCAGGCACACCCGACGGGACACGTCTCGCCAGGACCGCAGCTGGTCGCCGAGGTTGCGGACCTGCCCCCCGGTACGGCGCTCGACGCGGGCTGCGGCACCGGCGCCGACGCGATCTGGCTCGCCGGCCGGGGCTGGCAGGTGACCGCAGTCGACGCCTCGTCGACAGCGGTCGGCCGCGCCCAGAAGCTCGCCGCGCAGCAGGAACCGGGCGTCGCGCAGCGGATCACCTGGCTCACCGCCGACCTGACCAGCTGGGAGCCGTCGCAGCGCTACGACCTGGTGACCAGCCAGTACGTGCACCCCGACCTGCCGTTCGACCAGTTCGTGGCACGGCTGGCCGCCGCCGTCGCCCCCGGCGGGACGCTGCTGGTCGTCGGCCACGACCACGCCGACACCCACTCGGCGGCCCACGCCCCGAAGGCCGCGTCGATCGGTATGGACGCCGTTATCGGCTCTCTCCCCGAAGCCCAGTGGGAGGTGGCCGTCGCGGAGTCCCGTACCCGTGACGTGCACCATGACTCGAAGCAGTTGACCATCCACGACTTCGTCGTCCGGGCCCACCGCACGCCGTCGCCCTGA